DNA sequence from the Pseudoliparis swirei isolate HS2019 ecotype Mariana Trench chromosome 6, NWPU_hadal_v1, whole genome shotgun sequence genome:
GAAGTATGCAATTCATCCCACACATTAAAGGCTACTTACTGCCCACTAAGCAACGctctcctcactctcactcCACCAACTCAGCCAGCTGCTACCGTATATAGACTGTGGACTCTAATTGTACCTCGTACCTTTTTATTGaaacaatattttctttttaaacatggGCTCATTTGCATTTGAGAGTTCAGAGAGACAGGGACTGATTTGTTACTCAGCCGAAAGTTATTGCATTGCTTAGTGCATTATAGTTTATCAGGACCTTACAGTGTGCAGCTATGCCAGAGGCTCTTGGAGGCTTTGGCACAGGGTTTAATTCACATTGAGTttaatgtaaacattttaaaatgttgaccttgTTCATCAGCTTAGCAGAGCATTTCAGGAACTAACACTTGCTAATTAGCACTGGACGCATTTACAGATGAGGCTGATGGGGATGTTGTTAGTTTGGCTGTCATTCATACCAAGAAAGAGTTACGAGGATGTAAAGTTTTGGGAACGCAAACGTTTTTACAAATTATTGGGAAAGTATTGTCCATATCAAATTTCATGGTAATCTTTCTAATTGTTGTTGTAGACATTTCAATCAACACCACACATGGCTGGAGAAAAGGTCAGAGGATCACCAAAGTATACATGAGAATGCATCCTCTGGGATGTTTTGCCAATCCATGAAagatgttgaaatatttcaccAGATCAGTGAAATCGTTGACTAACTGGTCAAAAGATCTcgtaagtcattcatgtcaataATCCATAACTTCTATGACGATATCTTCAATAGTGGTGGAGCAACTGATTGACCGACTGAAACTGAAGTCACTCGAGCCATGCTGCCAGccagaaatgtaaaaaacaacccTGAAGACATATATGTACTTAACCATGTATTATCCAATGATGATGTGACTGGAAGCCTTTAATGTTATCGAATGAATCCCTTCTCAGTTATGCCTACAAGCTGCTTCTCGGCTTTTGAAGATTTAATTAAGCTGTAATAAAATTCATCCACACATATCTACAAAGGTAAATAAATATTAACCATCTCTTTGAATTTCCTCAGACATTTTTATGTAGTGTTTGATACCATTTGTCTTGATGTGTGACATTTGCTGCGAGCCATCACCAGATTTAACCCTGGCAggttttttaaaagcctcttttgCTGTGTGTCGTCGACCCTAAAGCCAATGACGTTGACCCTAATGCCAATGGCATCGACCCTAATGCCAATGGCGTTGACCCTAATGCCAATGGCATCGACCCTAAAGCCAATGGCAAGGCATCTCTGGAGGAAGAAAGCAGAGCTAGAGGTCCAAGTCTGGAGTGCTGCCCTACCTGTCTGTTCCCTTCCAAGAATCTCAACGCTGTAACCTCGGAAGAATTTTGGTGGAAATATTCCTCTCATTCGGTTTTGTTTGACTCATTCAATAAGCAAGATCAATTACCTTTTTTCCACTAATGCAGTCTTTCCAATAACCATGGAAAGTGTCCTATTCTAGAAAGTCAAATAGCCTCTTAAAGGGCAATGTGGTGCACTTGGAAGTTTTAGAGTGACCAACCCAAAATGTTTTATAGAAACTGTTAAATCAAACTGTAAAACTAGGAATTGTAGGATCCAGTCTGTTTGGAGTTTGACCCACATTTGTGTCAACAAAATCAGCATACATTATTTTGTCTCTGTTGCATCCATTTTTACAATTCGGAGAACCCCTTTAAGGATGCTGCTAAATTCTGCTCATGCcaattatatacacatacaaaaaagaaaagtgggacTCTTCAAATGATCATCCTCAGTGATTTTTGTGAAAAACAACATGATCATATTATGATTAGTTCTGGTACACTAATTTAACCAGTTATCTTTTGCTTTTAGGCCTTACTagataaaagaaaagaggatgaaAGCAAATAGATAGCAAGCAAAGTGTATTTTAGCATATGTGGATCAAGAGAAAGCTAAACAACGTGATCTCCATTGTAATTTCATTGATTATTGCTAATAAAAAATCCTCAGCCTAAGAATAAAATCTACAACCTCTAGATTTCCTGATGAAAACCTCCTGGAGGAAAAACTAAaatgacacagacacaccacgTTTGTAACAATAAACTTTTTTCATATTTACATCTGTACCTAATGTgcaaattaataatttaaagTCGTGTAAAACTCTTAAAGGAATACAAAATCATATCTTACAGTCCTAACATGGTGAGAGTCCATGAACTTGTCACATAGAAACGAAGAGGAGCGACACTGCAGTGCgtacaggagagagacagaagcaAACCTAGGGAGCAGTGGACATCCTTGGCCAGGACACACTCAGGTAAGGACAGCATGGCACATTATCCAAGCATCACCAGaacaaacagcaacacaaacacTGCGTCTTTACAGTAGTCATGTCGAATGAGCAGAAAGCACTTGGAGGCCCGGGGTTTTACAAACCCACTAATTGGTTAAAGCACTGATGATCACAAAGGCTTGAGGTGCTCTTAGCAGCAGGTGCTTCTTTTAACGGCCTCTAGATATGGAAGAAGAACAGACAATCTCACTCTAAACCGGTGACACATCTATACTGCAGGTCACCACATAGTGCTAATAGCATGACTGcacattgtgttgtttgtgtagaGGGGAAGAGACACGTAATCACACTTAAGACAAATACGCATCGGCCTGCTCTTACTACCCACAATTCTTCTCATCTAACACATTAACCGAATAGATTAGTTAACAGGCGACTCAGAGTAACACACCATACACACTGCATATTTTAGAAGCGATTCATCCTATGCACACTGTTCGGTGTTTGCCAcagaaaacattttgaaaaaatttGAATTGTAATCTTCTTAAGGAAGCTAGTTTGGCAGTGCTTGTGGTCTTAACCCTTGGttttgccttcgggtcaatttgacccgattcaatgtttcaccctcctgtcgccttcgggtcaatatgacccgattcaatgtttaacactcctgttacctttatatttactaacatattttacccttgaggtcaatatgaccccagctattaaaatctccagaaaattattagaattaatattgttttccaagtttaagtgtgaggtactttatgtttgtttgttgactcccgaaagaacaccgacattaaacattgaatcgggtcaaattgacccgaaggcgacaggagggttaaatattgaatcgggtcaaaatgacccgaaggcgacacaagggttaaggaggtCGACTTCGGGTACAAATGTGAAATGATATCTTACACATTATCTTGAGTCCAATTCTGACACAGGAAACCCTTGTACTGTGGCAAGAACAAAGGTACACTTAACAAATGAGAGATTTACATTTTCATCCTAATCCAACATTACAATCTATAATGcttacacattttaattccCGTAGTTCAAATTTGTTTACAAAAGCACACCGTGACAATCCTTTACAATTTACAAGACACAGTTAACCTACAGTAACTATATTATTGGTGCATAGACAAAATTGGGAGAGGGTGTAGCAAAAATCACCAATGTATTGCTTTAAAGTCTAATGTTAATCTCCCattgaatttatttttattgcaaaacaactacaaattGTTGAAGAACCAAGCAGAGGTATTGCATTCAAACTGATTAAAAGAGCTAAAATGTTCCCTCCTGATGAGACGCAAATATTTTtggactttaaaaaataaagaactttcaCATACAGAAAGTTACATCACAGAAAGATGACTTTTACTCTAAAACAAGTAAAAGACTAACTTCAAtgagacaacaaaaaaacaaaacaaaaaaattagcACAATTTCTGGCCAAAGCTGCTCACTGTTTCAAGTTCTGCTTTCTCGTCATAAAGTAATACTCTTTACTAACAAGGGAGGGGTGACAGGAACACAAGAGCATTCCTCCACAAAATAAGGAAATGTTTGCCGTCATGTTATTCTAAATTCAGAGTGCAGATGGTGTCGTTCCCTCAAGTCTCCTGCGGCCTTGTTGACGAGTGGCTGAAGTGGCTGTGATGGCTATGCAGGCCTCTGCActttgctctccctctccctgcgTTTCATCTCCTCTCTGAAGCAGTAGGAGCAGTAGTTGTCCGTCTCCGACCTGCCGTAGAAGGAGCAGTTCTCCCTCTTGCAGCGGCGCTGCTGAAAGCAGTACAAAGGGCTTCCAGAGCTCCGCCCTTTGGTTTTCTCTTGGTTCAGCCAAGTGTGAGACAAGTTGTCCTCATCAGCAAACTCCAAGCAGTCCTGAATGTCTCCCGCATTGAACCCATTGGTGTATGTGTGGGACTTGTGTTCGCCAGGCATGTTGTAGGACAGGGTCTCTATGGTGTTAACAGTGCGGACCCCAGACAGGCGAGCAGGGCTGTAACTCTGGGATGAGAGTGTGCGGTTCTGCTGGGGGTAGGTGGCGCATGTCTTTAGGGTGCCCACCACAGGCTTATAGGGGTCATCTTGGAAGATGGAGGATTGAATGTTGACATCTTGTAAGTGAATCACGCTGTGCCGCTGAATGGGCGGTGTATGGCTGTAGTGGGCGGACACAGGAACGGGCCCCGGTCTCTTAGCAATACTGGGGGAGCAGTAAGGCGCAGGGGCTGGGTGGGGGACATGGTGGGAGGCCGTTAGCGGGGTGAGAGGAGGGACTGGGACAGAGATGAGAGGGGCGGCAGGAGTGGGACTGTTCCTGCCCTGCATCTTGAGACCCAGTGGGGGCTGGGAGTTGTGgttgtatgtgtgggtgtagtGGGGCAGGATGGGAGCGCAGCTCTCCGGTGGCGAGCTGTCCGATCTCTCCCTCTGGAAGACACTCTCATGCTCTGGCTTTTTCACGGCCACCTCATTCGTGGCAGGCGGCTTCTTCTcggcctccttcctcttctgctcctgctcctggctGAAGCGCTCCTGGGCGTTGGTCAGGTAGTAGCTGATCATCTCCTCGTGGAACTGGTGTCGATGGCTGGTAAGCAGGAGGCCTGCAAAAATGAATTTACGCTCCCCCTGCATGGCAGCCCGCAGGATGTTGAGGCTGAGCTTCACATCGGTGCTGTATTTCCAGTTTTCCAAGGTCTTGTCTCTTGCTGCACTGTCATGTCTCCcggtgggggaggagctggagggtcCGTCTCTGTCTGTAGGGGATGAACTGGTGGTTTTCTCAGAGGAAGTGGAGCTGGCTGACTGACCCGACTCCTCCTTGCTCCCTTTGGTTGTCTTAGACTCTTTTTTCTTGGTCTTTTCCCCTCCATTCTCCCCACTACGACCTGAGCCAGAGTTAGATTTGTTCATTTTTCCGTGCACAAGGCCACCCAGACCTCCCATGTTCTTCTTCAGCTTGATTCCCAAGGTTTTGCTGAAGCTACCGAGCTTGTTGGCTACAGAATCAGCCCGGCTCTTGTCTTTGTCCTTGCGCTGCTTGTCTTTGTCCTTCTCCTTGCTGGGCTTGCCGTTATTGACGTTAGAGTTGCTGCCGACAGACTCGCGGTCAGAGTCCATTGACTCAGCGAGAGACTGGACATCCTCACCTGCAGAGGCTGTGGGAGACTCTGGCTGAGCTAGGGGAGCCTgcacagaaatacacaaacacatagagCAATGAATAAAACACAGAACATAGCAAAAGCAATACGGTCTCAGAAAAATCTATTCCAAACAACTACTTTCTTGTCTTATTTCTGGTGATTCAGCTCCAGAACAAACATGTGAATTCCTGGGATTATTTAATTCTGACAGTAACTAAAACTGATTGAATGAAGAGTATATGGTTTCCAAAACATCTGGAATCTGAAGTCTCTCTTGGGAAAAATGAACCGTGACGAACCAAAAACAGGTGTAAGAAAAAGTTACCCTCGTTTCAGATGGAATTCGGATCCATGTTACATTCATGTAGTTGTGCAGCAGGTTGAGTTTGGCCTCAAGAGACAAGATGAGACTGTGGGAGAACATGTATCCACAATTAGCAACAAGCAGTGATATAACACAGTTGACTTGAACCCTATGGCACACGAAGCATCTTAATTGATCTGAGTACGACATTTCTTAAAAAGAGACAGTTTAATCTATATTGTTTTGGTCAGAGATGCCTAGTCTTGGAGATATTGGCTGCCATGTCTTTAATATAATGTGACTATGGGACACTCAGCTTGTGGTGTTCAAAGTGCCAAAACAATACATTTGAGAACAGCACTATCTGAGCATCATCTCATGGACTCATGGTAACCTTTAATGGCGTCCTCCTCGGCTGAGCTGTCACATTAGCTTGCTCATTGGTGCGAGGTAAGCTAGCAGTAGTGATTATAGACGCACCCTTCCTGAAGCAAGGGACTACGGTTGGCAGGTGTAGTTTGCTTGACAGACAATAGTTCCTGCATGAAAAAAAGGTCTGTGGATTATCTTGAGCAACCGGGTCATGATGTCTGGAAAGAGACATTGGTGTAGTTtttccaaatgtatttttgGGCGATTTGAGCACCACAAGCCGAGTAACATCTGATCCCAATATAGAAATCTCTACGGCGCTACCTCCAAAGGTAGGCAACTCACAGCAAAACTATCCGAAATTGATGAATGGCACAacaggtgagaggatgagtatGTCATTTTGATTTTGGAGTGAACTGTTCCTTAAAATGATAGGCTGAAACCTTGACTGGCAGGAATGTGAAACAGAAACCCTGACATAAACTCTTTGGTAAACTCagcgtgtgtgttgctgctttaGTGAGGCCATAACTGGGAAACCCTATGGATGACTGACATATCCCACAATTTGTTCTCTCTGCTCACTCTTTAAAGTGACCTGAGCTCGGAGACCAGAATGAGAGTTAAATCCCCCACATACGGCCTTGTGTGGAGACTAATAGAACTTCCTTGGCCTGCAGTTTTTCACCCTTCATGTGACTTTTGTAGTCAGCGCCACTGTGTGCTTTGTTGATAAGCATCAACACCCTGCGATACGGGACACACTATACAGGACTTACTTGGCTAGCTTGATATTATCATTGTCGTCCCTCCCCCACTCCCAGTCCCTGCCAGGGTCCACGGCAAAATGGAGTGCCAGCAGTTTGTGCTCCGAGTCCGTCAGAGGGATAACAGCTGGAAGAGATGAGATTATCAGAAGGTTAGTTTGGTCTAGCTTTACCACCAGTCTACGTTGCACGCCACCCATTCTCTCCCAAGGCCACCGTGGTTTCAGAGCTACAGTGACACCATAATGACACACTAGGATAATGCCTTGTTAATTATCCCAGATGCCCGTCAGCATAGGGTAAAGTATACTGTGGGTGCATTCTACCTGACATCCATTGTCTAGTCAGAGAAGTTACCGTGACCAGAGAGTGTCACTCGCGCTGACTCATCCAGACCGCGAAGGGCCTCAGTCACAAGCTTTAACTTCTATTGGTTGCTCCTCTAATA
Encoded proteins:
- the otud7a gene encoding OTU domain-containing protein 7A, with protein sequence MTLDMDAVLSDFVRSTGAEPGLARDLLEGKNWDLSAALNDYEELRQVHTANLPQVFNEGRYFKQPETRDTPTLVSKFARPSAQKQEDNAQEKRLSRGISHASSAIVSLARLQVASECTNEQFPLEMPIYTFQLPDLSVYSEDYRSFIERDLIEQSTMMALEQAGRLNWWSTMCTSCKKLLPLATTGDGNCLLHAASLGMWGFHDRDLMLRKSLYTMMKSGTERDALKRRWRWQQTQQNKESGLVYTEEEWEREWNELLKLASSEPRSHLSKNGNTGGGVDNSEDPVYESLEEFHVFVLAHVLRRPIVVVADTMLRDSGGEAFAPIPFGGLYLPLEVTPSRCHCSPLVLAYDQAHFSALVSMEQRDQQREQAVIPLTDSEHKLLALHFAVDPGRDWEWGRDDNDNIKLANLILSLEAKLNLLHNYMNVTWIRIPSETRAPLAQPESPTASAGEDVQSLAESMDSDRESVGSNSNVNNGKPSKEKDKDKQRKDKDKSRADSVANKLGSFSKTLGIKLKKNMGGLGGLVHGKMNKSNSGSGRSGENGGEKTKKKESKTTKGSKEESGQSASSTSSEKTTSSSPTDRDGPSSSSPTGRHDSAARDKTLENWKYSTDVKLSLNILRAAMQGERKFIFAGLLLTSHRHQFHEEMISYYLTNAQERFSQEQEQKRKEAEKKPPATNEVAVKKPEHESVFQRERSDSSPPESCAPILPHYTHTYNHNSQPPLGLKMQGRNSPTPAAPLISVPVPPLTPLTASHHVPHPAPAPYCSPSIAKRPGPVPVSAHYSHTPPIQRHSVIHLQDVNIQSSIFQDDPYKPVVGTLKTCATYPQQNRTLSSQSYSPARLSGVRTVNTIETLSYNMPGEHKSHTYTNGFNAGDIQDCLEFADEDNLSHTWLNQEKTKGRSSGSPLYCFQQRRCKRENCSFYGRSETDNYCSYCFREEMKRRERESKVQRPA